A region of Flavobacterium album DNA encodes the following proteins:
- the atpD gene encoding F0F1 ATP synthase subunit beta produces the protein MSTVKGKVAQIIGPVVDVVFSSQDAELPKIYDSLEITKKDGSKLVLEVQSHVGENTVRTISMDSTDGLSRGQEVTATGAPIQMPIGQDVYGRLFNVIGDAIDGLDELPKDGANGLPIHRQAPKFEDLSTSSEVLFTGIKVIDLIEPYAKGGKIGLFGGAGVGKTVLIQELINNIAKGHGGLSVFAGVGERTREGNDLLREMLESGIIKYGDDFMHSMENGGWDLSKVDKAGMRQSKATFVFGQMNEPPGARARVALSGLTIAEYFRDGAGDGQGKDVLFFVDNIFRFTQAGSEVSALLGRMPSAVGYQPTLATEMGAMQERITSTKKGSITSVQAVYVPADDLTDPAPATTFAHLDATTVLSRKIAELGIYPAVDPLDSTSRILTPLILGDEHYNCAQRVKEILQKYKQLQDIIAILGMEELSEEDKLSVSRARRVQRFLSQPFHVAEQFTGIPGVLVDIKDTIKGFNMIIDGELDHLPEAAFNLKGTIEDVIEAGQKMLTEA, from the coding sequence ATGTCTACAGTAAAAGGAAAAGTTGCACAGATCATCGGGCCGGTTGTTGACGTAGTGTTCAGCTCACAGGATGCCGAGCTTCCAAAGATCTATGATTCATTAGAGATCACTAAGAAAGATGGTTCAAAATTAGTACTTGAGGTACAGTCTCACGTAGGTGAGAACACCGTTCGTACTATCTCCATGGACTCCACTGACGGTTTGAGCAGGGGCCAGGAAGTTACTGCTACAGGTGCTCCTATCCAGATGCCTATCGGCCAGGATGTTTACGGACGTTTGTTTAATGTTATCGGCGATGCCATCGATGGCCTTGACGAATTGCCGAAAGACGGTGCGAACGGGCTTCCGATCCACCGCCAGGCGCCTAAATTTGAAGACCTTTCAACTTCATCAGAGGTTCTTTTCACAGGTATCAAAGTAATCGACCTTATCGAGCCTTACGCAAAAGGTGGTAAAATTGGTCTTTTCGGTGGTGCCGGTGTTGGTAAGACCGTATTGATCCAGGAGTTGATCAACAATATCGCTAAGGGCCACGGTGGTCTTTCCGTATTCGCAGGAGTAGGGGAAAGGACACGTGAGGGTAACGACCTTCTTCGCGAGATGCTTGAGTCGGGCATCATCAAGTATGGTGACGATTTCATGCACTCTATGGAGAATGGCGGATGGGACCTTAGCAAAGTAGACAAAGCCGGTATGAGGCAGTCTAAAGCTACTTTCGTATTCGGACAGATGAACGAGCCGCCGGGAGCACGTGCACGTGTTGCGCTTTCAGGCCTTACCATCGCTGAGTACTTCCGTGACGGAGCGGGCGACGGACAAGGAAAAGACGTTCTTTTCTTCGTAGACAACATCTTCCGTTTTACACAGGCAGGTTCAGAGGTGTCTGCACTTCTTGGGCGTATGCCATCTGCGGTAGGTTACCAGCCAACGCTTGCAACCGAAATGGGTGCGATGCAGGAGCGTATTACTTCTACCAAAAAAGGTTCGATTACATCGGTACAGGCGGTTTACGTACCTGCGGATGACCTTACCGACCCGGCACCGGCTACAACCTTTGCCCACCTTGATGCAACAACAGTACTTTCCCGTAAAATTGCCGAGCTTGGTATCTATCCTGCGGTTGACCCATTGGACTCAACTTCAAGGATCCTTACACCGCTTATCCTTGGCGACGAGCACTACAACTGTGCACAAAGGGTAAAAGAGATACTTCAGAAATACAAGCAGCTACAGGACATCATCGCGATCCTTGGTATGGAAGAGCTTAGCGAGGAAGATAAACTGTCTGTATCACGCGCACGCCGTGTTCAGCGTTTCCTTTCACAGCCGTTCCACGTGGCAGAGCAGTTTACAGGTATCCCTGGGGTACTCGTAGATATCAAAGACACCATCAAAGGATTCAACATGATCATCGACGGTGAGCTTGACCACCTTCCTGAAGCGGCCTTCAACCTTAAAGGTACGATCGAGGACGTTATCGAGGCCGGACAAAAAATGTTGACTGAAGCGTAA
- a CDS encoding F0F1 ATP synthase subunit epsilon, whose product MLLLEIVSPEGHLFKGGVTSVTVPGADGEFQMLDHHANIVSVLVAGTIKIAVPDFKTNQEFSPKFNKSEKDQKFLLPVKSGTLELKDNRIIILVD is encoded by the coding sequence ATGTTATTATTAGAAATAGTATCGCCGGAAGGCCATTTGTTTAAAGGAGGCGTTACTTCGGTAACCGTTCCCGGCGCAGACGGCGAATTCCAGATGTTGGACCACCACGCGAATATCGTATCGGTACTCGTGGCAGGAACCATCAAGATAGCTGTCCCTGATTTCAAGACCAACCAGGAGTTCTCTCCAAAGTTCAACAAATCAGAGAAAGACCAGAAGTTCCTGCTTCCTGTAAAATCGGGAACCTTGGAGCTTAAAGACAACAGGATCATTATTTTGGTTGACTAA
- a CDS encoding S41 family peptidase yields the protein MKKRLNLLIGCLFLTSIVWSQANQRVYTPSEMREDLDTLVKYLEDTHPDIYYRYSKENFYGDVGRLKKSLTKNLTRTEFYFAAEPLLSKFDDGHTDFHIIEEYNSQNPVIIPYFFKVSPAKPFIVCAGAYKTVTSQLPNDAEILSINDIPSSQIAKDIIRLNTGENEDFRAEFGSNYIYFYLEALYHANGRYNIKYKNNGKIKTVLIYGIRSDEINDRIKKFSATTISNNSDTEKNFSLEILDQDKTAIIKVKSFEWEGYQVFIDSAFKEIKRKEIKNLIIDLIDNGGGDSDIGDDFLQYILDHPFRQYNKAVVKNSRFYKERLKAQKPQNAMDANELEVLRKANGTLDTIFYENIKIDDNALRFGGKVYVLINLQTYSSAADFAQCFSFYKRGLVIGEESGGLIKSYGDIVPAKLPNTQLNLTISSTLYYNIGAGEKDWRGVMPDIKVPPQGAIAKALEMIRN from the coding sequence ATGAAAAAAAGACTGAATTTGCTGATTGGTTGCTTATTTCTTACCAGTATTGTATGGAGCCAGGCCAATCAAAGGGTATATACTCCGTCTGAAATGCGTGAAGATCTGGATACGCTGGTTAAATACCTGGAAGATACGCATCCAGATATATATTACAGGTACTCAAAAGAAAACTTCTATGGCGATGTAGGCAGGTTAAAAAAAAGTCTCACCAAAAATTTAACCCGTACGGAATTCTATTTTGCTGCTGAACCATTATTGTCAAAGTTTGATGATGGCCACACCGATTTTCACATCATAGAAGAGTATAATAGCCAGAACCCCGTTATTATTCCGTATTTCTTTAAGGTGTCGCCGGCTAAGCCATTTATAGTTTGTGCCGGAGCTTACAAGACTGTTACGTCCCAACTTCCCAATGATGCCGAAATTCTAAGTATTAACGACATCCCGTCTTCACAAATTGCAAAAGATATTATTCGATTGAATACCGGTGAGAATGAGGATTTCCGGGCCGAATTTGGAAGTAACTACATTTATTTTTACCTGGAGGCACTTTATCATGCCAATGGGCGATACAATATTAAATACAAGAATAATGGAAAAATTAAAACGGTACTGATCTATGGAATACGAAGCGATGAAATTAACGACAGGATTAAAAAGTTTTCTGCCACTACTATAAGTAATAATTCGGATACAGAAAAAAACTTTTCCCTTGAGATACTGGATCAAGATAAAACAGCGATCATTAAAGTAAAAAGTTTTGAATGGGAGGGTTACCAGGTATTTATCGATTCTGCTTTTAAGGAAATAAAACGTAAGGAAATAAAAAATTTAATTATAGACCTGATCGACAATGGCGGGGGCGATTCTGATATCGGCGATGATTTTCTCCAATATATTTTAGATCATCCATTCCGGCAGTATAATAAGGCGGTAGTTAAAAACAGCAGATTTTACAAAGAAAGACTAAAGGCGCAAAAGCCTCAAAATGCAATGGACGCAAATGAATTGGAAGTGTTGCGCAAGGCAAATGGAACCCTGGATACGATTTTTTATGAAAACATAAAGATAGATGACAACGCGCTGCGATTTGGAGGTAAAGTATATGTGCTTATCAATCTGCAGACGTATTCATCTGCAGCAGATTTTGCCCAATGCTTCAGTTTTTATAAAAGAGGATTGGTTATTGGAGAAGAGAGTGGAGGCCTTATAAAAAGCTACGGTGATATTGTGCCTGCAAAACTACCAAACACACAGTTAAACCTGACGATTTCGAGTACTTTATATTACAATATTGGTGCCGGAGAGAAGGACTGGAGGGGTGTTATGCCGGATATAAAAGTTCCTCCACAGGGCGCGATTGCTAAAGCGCTGGAAATGATCAGGAACTAG
- the glmS gene encoding glutamine--fructose-6-phosphate transaminase (isomerizing), which translates to MCGIVGYIGHREAYPVIIKGLRRLEYRGYDSAGVVLYDGSDLTLCKTKGKVSDLEEKAAKEISTNGKIGIGHTRWATHGVPNDVNSHPHFSNSGNLVIVHNGIIENYEPLKKELIKRGYTFQSDTDTEVLVNLIEDVKKKENLKLGKAVQVALNQVVGAYAIAVFDKERPGEIVAARLGSPLAIGVGKDEFFVASDASPFIEYTSNAIYLEDEEMAIVRLNKPLKIRKIKDDSLVDPYIQELQMNLEQIEKGGYDHFMLKEIYEQPSVIKDTYRGRLHANEGLIKMAGIEDNLQKFLNADRILIIACGTSWHAGLVAEYIFEEFARIPVEVEYASEFRYRNPIIRPTDVVIAISQSGETADTLAAIKLAKQHGAFVFGVCNVVGSSISRETDAGAYTHAGPEIGVASTKAFTTQITVLTLIALRLAQAKGTMNNSDFHRYLQELEIIPEKVAEALMTNDAAQAIAAIYKDAPNCLYLGRGYNFPVALEGALKLKEISYIHAEGYPAAEMKHGPIALIDEQMPVVIIAQKQEHYDKIVSNIQEIKSRSGKIIAVVTKGDVQVRDLADHVIEVPDTSDALSPLLTTIPLQLLSYHIAVMRGCNVDQPRNLAKSVTVE; encoded by the coding sequence ATGTGTGGAATTGTAGGTTACATCGGTCACAGGGAAGCATACCCTGTTATTATAAAAGGCCTGAGAAGGCTGGAATACAGGGGATATGACAGTGCTGGGGTTGTTCTTTATGACGGCTCCGACCTGACATTGTGCAAAACTAAAGGTAAAGTTTCTGACCTGGAAGAGAAAGCAGCCAAAGAGATAAGTACTAACGGGAAAATTGGCATTGGCCATACCCGCTGGGCTACGCATGGCGTGCCGAACGATGTAAACTCACACCCGCACTTTTCAAACTCGGGCAACCTGGTAATCGTGCACAACGGTATCATAGAAAACTATGAACCGCTTAAAAAAGAGCTTATCAAAAGGGGGTATACCTTCCAGTCGGATACTGATACGGAAGTGCTTGTAAACCTTATTGAAGACGTAAAGAAAAAAGAAAACCTTAAGCTGGGTAAGGCCGTACAGGTAGCATTGAACCAGGTAGTGGGCGCTTATGCCATTGCGGTTTTCGATAAAGAAAGGCCGGGCGAGATCGTTGCAGCCCGTTTGGGAAGCCCGCTTGCCATAGGTGTTGGCAAAGACGAATTCTTTGTGGCCTCTGATGCATCGCCTTTTATAGAATACACATCGAATGCCATATACCTTGAAGACGAGGAAATGGCAATCGTGCGCCTTAACAAGCCGCTAAAAATAAGGAAGATCAAAGACGATTCTTTGGTTGACCCATACATACAGGAGCTTCAGATGAACCTTGAGCAGATAGAAAAAGGCGGTTATGACCACTTTATGCTTAAAGAGATCTATGAGCAGCCAAGCGTAATAAAAGATACCTACCGCGGAAGGCTTCATGCCAACGAAGGCCTTATCAAGATGGCGGGTATCGAGGACAACCTCCAGAAATTCCTTAACGCCGACAGGATACTTATCATTGCCTGCGGTACTTCATGGCATGCCGGCCTTGTAGCCGAATATATTTTTGAAGAATTTGCACGCATACCGGTAGAGGTAGAGTATGCTTCGGAATTCCGTTACAGGAACCCTATCATAAGGCCAACCGATGTGGTGATCGCTATTTCGCAATCCGGCGAAACTGCCGATACCCTTGCGGCAATCAAGCTGGCAAAACAGCACGGCGCATTTGTATTTGGGGTTTGCAACGTAGTAGGCTCTTCCATATCCCGCGAGACCGATGCAGGCGCTTATACGCATGCCGGCCCTGAGATAGGTGTGGCTTCTACCAAAGCATTTACAACACAGATAACTGTGCTTACCCTTATAGCGCTTCGCCTTGCACAGGCCAAGGGAACTATGAACAATTCCGATTTCCACAGGTACCTTCAGGAGCTTGAGATAATCCCGGAAAAAGTTGCCGAGGCACTTATGACCAACGATGCCGCGCAAGCTATCGCTGCTATTTATAAAGATGCGCCAAACTGCCTTTACCTGGGCAGGGGCTATAACTTCCCTGTGGCGCTTGAAGGTGCATTGAAGCTAAAAGAGATATCGTACATACACGCAGAGGGCTACCCTGCTGCCGAAATGAAGCACGGCCCTATCGCCCTTATTGATGAGCAGATGCCGGTGGTGATCATCGCACAGAAACAGGAGCATTACGACAAGATCGTGAGTAACATACAGGAGATAAAATCAAGGAGTGGAAAGATCATTGCCGTAGTGACCAAAGGCGACGTACAGGTAAGGGACCTTGCCGACCACGTAATAGAAGTGCCGGATACATCGGATGCTTTGTCGCCGCTGCTTACAACTATCCCCCTACAATTGCTATCGTACCACATCGCAGTGATGAGGGGCTGTAACGTAGACCAGCCGCGTAACCTTGCAAAATCAGTTACAGTAGAGTAA